Proteins encoded within one genomic window of Cucumis sativus cultivar 9930 chromosome 3, Cucumber_9930_V3, whole genome shotgun sequence:
- the LOC101206592 gene encoding uncharacterized protein LOC101206592 — MENETGSASSSALAWRWTIEALASFDQVKPSLLHDVINTASELLDGKRNNAGEMVALKCLEGLFRPLDDIGENSRPAQESKVMFDSSESCLDVVKRIYNETPKSALGVAGPDMLKWDVKPFIDQKRASMRCTLLQLKDSILDGTHPYADFLMQKSGLTPINKKDGTSLNNVDCVQLDRRLDNNSSSSQGKKEGKGSPPLEDERRMSVVTPSSSSLLPSKRSSIDFTSEDEARQVPGCDDGFINVKKLKHHSAHNLYSGQEVASSHGTEVVEDSSDERSELQIERDDTDHLDRHQITLEEDKLVEEEGFGSKKSAQFTATDEDSSERSGLQIGRDDTDHLDRHQINLVEDKLVEEEHSGSKNGAQCTATDELHLGESGIPCYTVLGSTQDGEMLEVVDAKKVGDGSELPFEPKAPNHSPAEENLDNSSPNNSESNFRHDHHVNETNPVSHSGFLSTTVATYSDVGMIPDEEEKDMSSDSDGYHETIDIAMRKKEFLSSQCMVDSDSFLVADRTDLTVCVKCNEGGQLLSCNIGDCPLVVHAKCLGSLAAMNDEGDFRCPFCLYSFAISEYLEAKKHAALAKKNVTSFFRSDLVHHSIGFKEVLQPKNLDPSQRAGVEDVAKICEDVDMENKDNQVTLDGEHVSEVVDHRSTEQTIELSKQMDIANTNHRENESSLSRVAPDVLSSEKDDNGFVDQECPRNTAAELVDQECHGNTAVELVDQESEGNAAELEDGENATKQHGIHEILHEDRGPVEPAAVQEDLQYQTNDNKDEATCAIITEEEKSSDDGNDESIISRYSIRFRQKYHHTSSETHPLRRKKLL, encoded by the exons ATGGAGAACGAAACTGGATCTGCTTCTAGTTCAGCTCTTGCTTGGCGTTGGACCATCGAAGCCCTTGCAAGTTTCGATCAAGTGAAACCATCTCTATTACATG atGTAATTAATACGGCTTCAGAATTACTTGatggtaaaagaaataatgCTGGGGAGATGGTTGCTTTGAAATGCTTGGAGGGATTGTTTCGTCCTTTAGATGATATTGGAGAAAATAGTCGTCCTGCTCAAGAATCAAAAGTTATGTTTGATTCATCTGAGAGCTGTCTAGATGTTGTTAAACGCATCTATAATGAG ACTCCAAAATCTGCCTTAGGAGTGGCTGGACCAGATATGTTAAAATGGGATGTTAAGCCTTTCATTGACCAAAAAAGAGCATCCATGCGTTGCACATTACTTCAG CTGAAAGATTCAATTCTCGATGGCACACATCCTTATGCTGATTTCTTAATGCAGAAGAGTGGGTTGACACCCATAAATAAGAAGGATGGCACTTCTCTGAATAATGTGGATTGTGTTCAGCTCGATAGGAGACTTGATAATAACTCCTCTAGTTCTCAGGGTAAAAAAGAAGGTAAAGGAAGCCCTCCACTTGAGGATGAAAGAAGAATGTCAGTGGTGACCCCATCTAGCTCTAGTTTATTACCATCTAAAAGGAGTAGCATTGACTTTACATCTGAAGATGAGGCTAGACAGGTACCTGGTTGTGATGATGGTTTCATAAATGTTAAGAAGCTTAAGCATCACTCTGCACATAATTTGTATTCAGGACAGGAAGTGGCTTCTTCACATGGAACAGAGGTTGTTGAAGATTCATCTGATGAAAGAAGTGAGCTGCAAATTGAGAGAGATGATACCGATCACTTAGATAGACATCAGATAACTTTGGAGGAAGACAAACTTGTAGAGGAGGAGGGTTTTGGGTCAAAGAAGTCTGCACAGTTTACTGCTACTGATGAAGATTCGTCTGAAAGAAGTGGGCTGCAAATTGGGAGAGATGATACTGATCACTTAGATAGACATCAGATAAATTTGGTGGAAGACAAGCTTGTAGAGGAGGAGCATTCTGGGTCAAAGAATGGTGCACAATGTACTGCTACTGATGAATTGCATCTAGGTGAATCAGGTATTCCTTGTTATACTGTGTTGGGTAGTACACAAGATGGTGAGATGCTTGAAGTTGTTGATGCCAAGAAAGTGGGAGATGGAAGTGAACTGCCTTTTGAACCAAAAGCACCTAATCATTCCCCTGCTGAAGAAAACCTGGATAACAGCAGCCCTAACAATTCCGAAAGTAACTTTCGACACGATCATCATGTAAATGAAACGAATCCTGTTTCTCACAGTGGATTTCTGTCAACAACTGTTGCTACATATAGTGATGTTGGCATGATTCCTGATGAGGAAGAGAAAGATATGTCGAGTGATAGTGATGGATATCACGAAACAATAGATATTGCCATGAGAAAAAAGGAATTCCTTAGTTCTCAATGTATGGTTGATTCAGATTCTTTTCTAGTAGCTGACAGGACTGATTTAACAGTTTGTGTGAAGTGTAATGAAGGCGGTCAGTTGCTTTCTTGCAATATTGGTGATTGTCCTTTGGTGGTTCATGCCAAGTGTTTGGGTTCCTTGGCTGCGATGAACGATGAAGGTGACTTTCGTTGTCCTTTCTGCTTGTATTCATTTGCTATATCAGAATACCTTGAAGCTAAGAAGCATGCTGCATTggcaaagaaaaatgttacttctttttttcgtaGTGATTTGGTACATCACTCAATAGGTTTTAAAGAGGTATTGCAACCCAAAAATCTTGATCCTTCACAAAGAGCTGGAGTTGAGGATGTTGCTAAAATTTGTGAAGATGTGGACATGGAAAATAAAGACAATCAAGTAACTCTAGATGGAGAACATGTAAGTGAAGTTGTTGACCATCGATCGACAGAGCAAACAATAGAGCTGTCAAAGCAGATGGATATTGCCAATACCAATCATAGGGAAAATGAGTCAAGTCTTTCGAGAGTAGCCCCTGATGTTTTATCAAGTGAGAAAGACGACAATGGATTCGTAGACCAAGAGTGTCCCAGAAACACAGCAGCAGAATTGGTTGACCAAGAGTGTCATGGAAATACAGCAGTGGAATTGGTGGATCAAGAGTCTGAAGGCAATGCTGCAGAACTGGAAGATGGCGAAAATGCCACAAAGCAGCATGGCATTCATGAAATTCTGCATGAAGATCGTGGACCAGTTGAACCAGCAGCTGTGCAGGAAGATTTACAATACCAAActaatgataataaagatGAAGCTACTTGTGCAATTATcactgaagaagaaaaatcttcTGATGATGGCAATGATGAATCTATCATTTCTAGATACTCCATAAGATTTCGACAGAAATATCATCA TACAAGTTCAGAAACTCATCCATTAAGACGGAAGAAACTGCTCTGA
- the LOC101206918 gene encoding protein transport protein Sec61 subunit alpha, whose product MGGGFRVLHLVRPFLSFLPEVQSADRKIPFREKVIYTVIALFIFLVCSQLPLYGIHSTTGADPFYWMRVILASNRGTVMELGITPIVTSGMVMQLLVGSKIIEVDNNVREDRALLNGAQKLLGILIAVGEAVAYVLSGMYGSVSQLGVGNAILIIVQLCFAGIVVICLDELLQKGYGLGSGISLFIATNMCENIIWKAFSPTTINSGRGAEFEGAVIALFHLLITRTDKVRALREAFYRQNLPNVTNLLATVLIFLIVVYFQGFRVVLPVRSKNSRGQQGSYPIKLFYTSNMPIILHSALVSNLYFISQLLYRKYSGNFLVNLLGIWKESEYSNGQSIPVGGLAYYITPPSSLADMAANPFHALFYLVFMLSACALFSKTWIEVSGSSARDVAKQLKEQQMVMPGHRESNLQKELNRYIPTAAAFGGMCIGALTVLADFMGAIGSGTGILLAVTIIYQYFETFEKEKVSELGLFGF is encoded by the exons ATGGGAGGTGGGTTTAGAGTCCTTCATCTGGTCAGGCCGTTTCTTTCGTTTCTTCCTGAGGTGCAGAGTGCTGATCGAAAAATTCCATTCAGAGAGAAGGTTATTTATACTGTCATCGCACTCTTCATCTTCTTGGTATGCAGCCAGCTTCCTCTGTATGGGATTCACTCCACCACAGGCGCAGATCCGTTTTATTGGATGCGTGTGATCCTCGCTTCCAATCGTGGTACTGTTATGGAGCTTGGGATCACCCCCATTGTCACATCTGGGATGGTGATGCAACTCCTCGTTGGGTCCAAGATTATTGAAGTTGACAACAATGTGCGGGAGGACCGTGCTCTCTT AAATGGTGCACAGAAATTGTTGGGCATCCTCATAGCCGTCGGTGAAGCAGTTGCTTATGTTCTTTCGGGAATGTATGGTAGCGTTAGCCAACTTGGCGTGGGAAATGCTATTCTTATAATCGTTCAGCTTTGCTTTGCCGGTATTGTTGTCATATGCTTGGATGAGCTTCTCCAGAAAGGATATGGTTTAGGATCTGGAATTTCCCTCTTCATAGCAACCAACATGTG TGAGAACATTATTTGGAAAGCATTTAGTCCGACCACCATTAATAGTGGAAGAGGAGCTGAATTTGAAGGAGCTGTCATTGCTTTATTCCACCTGCTGATTACCCGGACAGACAAGGTTCGTGCATTGCGGGAAGCATTCTATCGACAGAATCTCCCTAATGTCACAAATCTGCTTGCTACAGTTTTGATCTTCTTAATTGTTGTCTACTTCCAAGGATTCCGGGTGGTTCTGCCTGTGAGGTCAAAGAACTCCCGTGGACAACAGGGTTCTTACCCAATTAAGCTTTTCTACACCTCCAACATGCCTATCATTCTTCACTCTGCTCTTGTTTCCAACCTTTACTTCATCTCTCAG TTGCTGTACAGGAAGTACAGTGGGAACTTCCTGGTGAATCTTCTGGGTATATGGAAGGAATCTGAGTACTCAAACGGCCAATCCATCCCTGTTGGTGGCCTTGCTTATTACATTACCCCACCATCAAG CCTAGCTGATATGGCAGCCAATCCCTTCCATGCTTTGTTTTATCTCGTCTTCATGCTTTCAGCATGTGCACTCTTCTCTAAAACTTGGATTGAAGTTTCTGGTTCCTCCGCCAGAGATGTGGCCAAGCAACTGAAG GAACAACAAATGGTCATGCCTGGACACCGTGAATCTAACTTACAGAAAGAGTTGAACCGTTACATACCCACAGCGGCAGCATTTGGAGGAATGTGCATTGGTGCACTGACCGTGTTGGCTGATTTCATGGGAGCAATCGGTTCTGGAACTGGAATTTTGCTTGCAGTGACAATTATTTATCAGTACTTCGAGACCTTCGAGAAGGAGAAAGTCAGTGAACTGGGTCTGTTtggtttctaa
- the LOC101207156 gene encoding DNA-binding protein SMUBP-2 isoform X2: MEGSKTKKKSAPITLEQFVSITAPLLDMEKDAEIAASISSGATRNLETAQKKGSTILNLKCIDASSGLMGKTLLEFQSNKGDVLPPHKFSTHDVVVLKPNRADLGSPSLGQGVVYRLKDSSITVAFDDIPEEGLASPLRLEKVANEVTYRRMKDALIQLSKGVHRGPAADLIPVLFGERQPSMSKTDVKFKPFNSNLDHSQKDAISKALSGKNVFLLHGPPGTGKTTTVVEIILQEVKRGSKILACAASNIAVDNIVERLVPHRVKLVRVGHPARLLPQVLESALDAQVLRGDNSSLANDIRKEMKALNGKLLKAKDRNTRREIQKELRTLSKEERNRQQLAVTDVIKNSDVVLTTLTGAFSRKLNNISFDLVIIDEAAQALEIACWIALLKASRCILAGDHLQLPPTIQSVEAEKKGLGRTLFERLAEMYGNEVTSMLTVQYRMHELIMDWSSKELYDSKIKAHSSVAAHMLYDLEDVKKTSSTEPTLLLIDIAGCEMEERKDEEESTLNEGEAEVAMAHAKRLIQSGVQPSDIGIITPYAAQVVLLKTLRSNDDKLKDIEISTVDGFQGREKEAIIISMVRSNSKKEVGFLSDRRRMNVAVTRARRQCCLVCDTDTVTYDAFLKRLIEYFEENGEYLSASEYQNE; the protein is encoded by the exons ATGGAGGGAAGCAAAACGAAGAAGAAATCAGCTCCTATCACTCTGGAGCAATTCGTTTCCATCACAGCCCCACTTTTAGACATGGAGAAG GATGCAGAAATTGCTGCGTCTATTAGCTCAGGTGCAACCAGGAACTTGGAGACTGCTCAGAAAAAGGGTTCTACTATTCTCAACTTGAAGTGTATAGATGCTTCG AGTGGGCTCATGGGAAAAACTCTTCTTGAATTTCAATCAAACAAGGGAGACGTTCTTCCTCCCCACAAG TTTAGCACTCATGACGTGGTAGTTTTGAAACCCAACAGAGCTGATTTAGGTTCTCCTTCTCTTGGGCAAGGAGTAGTTTATCGGTTGAAG GACTCATCGATTACCGTTGCTTTTGATGATATTCCTGAAGAGGGTTTAGCTAGTCCTCTACGGCTGGAGAAAGTGGCAAATGAG GTGACATATCGTAGGATGAAGGATGCCCTGATACAATTGAGCAAAGGGGTACATAGAGGACCTGCTGCTGATCTTATTCCTGTATTATTTGGAGAGAGGCAACCATCAATGTCCAAAACTGATGTTAAATTCAAACCCTTCAACTCCAATCTTGACCACTCTCAG aaagaTGCCATCTCGAAAGCCCTATCAGGAAAAAATGTATTTCTGCTGCATGGTCCTCCAGGAACTGGAAAAACCACAACAGTGGTGGAAATTATCTTACAAGAAGTAAAGCGTGGATCAAAAATTCTTGCATGTGCTGCTTCAAATATTGCTGTCGACAACATTGTTGAGAGGCTTGTTCCTCACAG AGTAAAGTTGGTGAGAGTGGGACATCCTGCTCGTTTACTTCCTCAAGTGTTGGAGAGTGCTCTAGATGCGCAG GTCTTGCGTGGGGATAATAGCTCTCTTGCAAATGACATCCGGAAAGAGATGAAG GCATTGAATGGAAAGCTTCTGAAAGCCAAGGACCGAAACACACGGAGAGAAATCCAGAAGGAGCTTAGAACACTGTCAAAGGAAGAGCGGAATAGGCAGCAGTTAGCTGTAACAgatgtaataaaaaattcagATGTTGTTCTAACAACTTTGACAGGGGCATTTTCCCGCAAACtgaataatatttcatttgatttggtAATAATTGATGAAGCTGCCCAAGCACTTGAAATTGCATGCTGGATAGCTTTGTTAAAG GCGTCAAGATGCATTCTTGCCGGAGATCATCTTCAGCTTCCTCCGACAATCCAAAGTGTTGAAGCAGAGAAGAAGGGACTGGGAAGAACCCTATTTGAACGCCTGGCTGAAATGTATGGAAATGAAGTGACGTCAATGCTTACCGTCCAATACCGTATGCATGAACTTATCATGGATTGGTCATCAAAAGAGCTTTATGATAGTAAG ATCAAAGCTCATTCAAGTGTTGCTGCACATATGCTTTATGATCTTGAGGATGTGAAAAAGACATCATCAACGGAACCTACTCTTCTCCTTATAGACATAGCCGG GTGtgaaatggaagaaaggaAGGACGAAGAAGAAAGCACCTTAAATGAAGGTGAAGCTGAGGTTGCTATGGCTCATGCAAAGAGACTGATCCAAAGTGGCGTTCAACCTTCTGATATTGGAATCATAACTCCTTATGCTGCACAG GTTGTGTTACTAAAAACGTTGAGAAGCAATGACGACAAACTAAAAGACATTGAAATCTCTACAGTTGATGGCTTCCAGGGAAGAGAGAAGGAAGCCATTATTATCTCTATGGTCCGATCAAATTCAAAGAAGGAG GTAGGGTTCTTGAGCGACCGTAGACGAATGAATGTAGCTGTGACTCGAGCAAGAAGACAATGTTGTCTGGTTTGCGACACCGATACAGTAACTTATGATGCATTTTTGAAGCgattaattgaatattttgaagaaaatggtgaGTATCTTAGTGCCTCCGAGTATCAGAACGAATAG
- the LOC101206838 gene encoding putative pentatricopeptide repeat-containing protein At5g52630 produces MLLSTSTAIKPSQNPLNQNSFEQNYRQICNLLLSFTRSRSLRQGLQLHAHILKFGLQTIPLVSHNLINLYSKTQLPLFSLQVFDETPKKSSTTWSSVISAFAQNEAPLLALQFFRRMLNDGVRPDDHIYPSATKACGFLRRSDVGKSVHCLAVKTGYYCDVFVGSSLVDMYAKCGEIGDARHLFDEMPERNVVSWSGMIYGYAQLDDGVEALTLFKQALIEDVDVNDFTFSSVIRVCSSSTFLELGKLIHGLCLKMSFDSSSFVGSALISLYSKCGVIEGAYQVFDEIPTRNLGLWNSMLIACAQHAHTQRVFGLFEEMGNVGMKPNFISFLSVLYACSHAGLVEKGREYFSLMRDYGIEPETEHYASLVDLLGRAGKLQEAVSVIKQMPMRPTESVWGALLTGCRIHKDTEMAAFVADRILEMDSSSSGLHVLLSNAYAAAGRYEEAARMRKMLRDRGVKKETGLSWVEEGNKVHTFTAGDRSHAKWVEIYEKLEELEEEMEKAGYVADTSFVLRAVDGEEKNETIRYHSERLAIAFGLITFPPGRPIRVMKNLRVCGDCHAAIKFMSKCCGRVLIVRDNNRFHRFEDGKCSCGDYW; encoded by the coding sequence ATGCTTCTTTCAACTTCAACCGCCATTAAACCCTCACAAAACCCTCTCAATCAAAACAGCTTTGAACAAAACTACAGGCAAATTTGCAACCTTCTTCTGTCCTTTACCCGTTCCCGATCACTCCGTCAAGGCCTTCAGCTCCATGCCCACATTCTCAAATTCGGATTACAAACCATTCCTCTTGTTTCCCATAATCTAATCAACTTATACTCCAAAACCCAATTGCCACTTTTTTCTCTGCAGGTTTTTGATGAAACCCCCAAAAAATCTTCCACCACTTGGAGCTCTGTTATCTCTGCTTTTGCCCAAAATGAGGCCCCTTTGCTTGCTCTTCAGTTCTTTCGTCGAATGTTAAATGATGGGGTTCGTCCTGATGATCATATTTATCCCAGTGCCACTAAGGCTTGTGGGTTTTTGCGTAGGTCTGATGTTGGGAAATCTGTACATTGTCTTGCTGTGAAGACTGGATATTATTGTGATGTGTTTGTTGGAAGCTCGTTGGTGGATATGTATGCCAAATGTGGAGAGATTGGGGATGCACGTCATTTGTTTGACGAAATGCCTGAGAGGAATGTGGTGTCTTGGAGTGGGATGATTTATGGGTATGCTCAATTGGATGATGGTGTTGAGGCACTGACATTGTTCAAGCAAGCTTTGATTGAGGATGTTGATGTTAATGACTTCACATTCTCGAGTGTGATTCGTGTTTGTAGTAGCTCCACATTTCTTGAATTAGGGAAGCTGATTCATGGATTGTGCTTGAAGATGAGCTTTGATTCCTCGAGCTTTGTTGGAAGTGCTTTGATTTCTTTGTATTCCAAGTGTGGGGTTATTGAAGGGGCTTATCAAGTTTTTGATGAGATACCCACTAGAAATCTTGGCTTGTGGAATTCAATGCTGATAGCCTGCGCTCAACATGCTCATACACAGAGAGTGTTTggtttatttgaagaaatgggAAATGTGGGGATGAAACCaaactttatttcttttttgtctgtCCTCTATGCTTGTAGCCATGCGGGATTGGTTGAAAAGGGACGAGAATACTTCAGTCTAATGAGAGATTATGGGATTGAACCAGAAACTGAGCACTATGCCTCTTTAGTGGACTTGCTTGGGCGAGCTGGAAAGTTACAAGAAGCAGTTTCCGTGATCAAACAAATGCCAATGCGACCCACTGAATCTGTTTGGGGAGCTTTGTTAACAGGATGTAGAATCCATAAAGATACAGAAATGGCAGCTTTTGTGGCTGATAGAATATTAGAAATGGATAGTAGTAGCTCAGGTTTACACGTTTTGTTATCTAATGCATATGCTGCTGCTGGAAGATACGAAGAAGCAGCCCGGATGAGGAAAATGCTGCGAGACCGAGGCGTGAAGAAGGAGACTGGTTTGAGCTGGGTTGAGGAGGGAAACAAAGTTCACACATTCACTGCAGGTGATAGATCTCATGCTAAATGGGTAGAGATTTATGAGAAACTGGAAGAGTTGGAGGAGGAAATGGAGAAAGCTGGCTATGTTGCAGACACAAGTTTTGTGCTGCGGGCAGTCGACGGTGAGGAGAAAAACGAGACGATTCGATATCACAGTGAAAGATTAGCCATCGCATTTGGACTCATTACCTTCCCACCAGGAAGACCTATAAGAGTCATGAAGAATTTGCGTGTTTGTGGTGATTGTCATGCAGCTATAAAGTTCATGTCCAAGTGCTGTGGAAGGGTTCTCATTGTTCGAGACAACAACAGATTTCATAGGTTTGAGGATGGAAAATGCTCATGTGGTGATTATTGGTGa
- the LOC101207156 gene encoding DNA-binding protein SMUBP-2 isoform X1 has product MEGSKTKKKSAPITLEQFVSITAPLLDMEKDAEIAASISSGATRNLETAQKKGSTILNLKCIDASSGLMGKTLLEFQSNKGDVLPPHKFSTHDVVVLKPNRADLGSPSLGQGVVYRLKDSSITVAFDDIPEEGLASPLRLEKVANEVTYRRMKDALIQLSKGVHRGPAADLIPVLFGERQPSMSKTDVKFKPFNSNLDHSQKDAISKALSGKNVFLLHGPPGTGKTTTVVEIILQEVKRGSKILACAASNIAVDNIVERLVPHRIDVLHMITYLNMLMIRVKLVRVGHPARLLPQVLESALDAQVLRGDNSSLANDIRKEMKALNGKLLKAKDRNTRREIQKELRTLSKEERNRQQLAVTDVIKNSDVVLTTLTGAFSRKLNNISFDLVIIDEAAQALEIACWIALLKASRCILAGDHLQLPPTIQSVEAEKKGLGRTLFERLAEMYGNEVTSMLTVQYRMHELIMDWSSKELYDSKIKAHSSVAAHMLYDLEDVKKTSSTEPTLLLIDIAGCEMEERKDEEESTLNEGEAEVAMAHAKRLIQSGVQPSDIGIITPYAAQVVLLKTLRSNDDKLKDIEISTVDGFQGREKEAIIISMVRSNSKKEVGFLSDRRRMNVAVTRARRQCCLVCDTDTVTYDAFLKRLIEYFEENGEYLSASEYQNE; this is encoded by the exons ATGGAGGGAAGCAAAACGAAGAAGAAATCAGCTCCTATCACTCTGGAGCAATTCGTTTCCATCACAGCCCCACTTTTAGACATGGAGAAG GATGCAGAAATTGCTGCGTCTATTAGCTCAGGTGCAACCAGGAACTTGGAGACTGCTCAGAAAAAGGGTTCTACTATTCTCAACTTGAAGTGTATAGATGCTTCG AGTGGGCTCATGGGAAAAACTCTTCTTGAATTTCAATCAAACAAGGGAGACGTTCTTCCTCCCCACAAG TTTAGCACTCATGACGTGGTAGTTTTGAAACCCAACAGAGCTGATTTAGGTTCTCCTTCTCTTGGGCAAGGAGTAGTTTATCGGTTGAAG GACTCATCGATTACCGTTGCTTTTGATGATATTCCTGAAGAGGGTTTAGCTAGTCCTCTACGGCTGGAGAAAGTGGCAAATGAG GTGACATATCGTAGGATGAAGGATGCCCTGATACAATTGAGCAAAGGGGTACATAGAGGACCTGCTGCTGATCTTATTCCTGTATTATTTGGAGAGAGGCAACCATCAATGTCCAAAACTGATGTTAAATTCAAACCCTTCAACTCCAATCTTGACCACTCTCAG aaagaTGCCATCTCGAAAGCCCTATCAGGAAAAAATGTATTTCTGCTGCATGGTCCTCCAGGAACTGGAAAAACCACAACAGTGGTGGAAATTATCTTACAAGAAGTAAAGCGTGGATCAAAAATTCTTGCATGTGCTGCTTCAAATATTGCTGTCGACAACATTGTTGAGAGGCTTGTTCCTCACAG AATAGATGTGCTACATATGATCACTTATCTTAACATGCTTATGATTAGAGTAAAGTTGGTGAGAGTGGGACATCCTGCTCGTTTACTTCCTCAAGTGTTGGAGAGTGCTCTAGATGCGCAG GTCTTGCGTGGGGATAATAGCTCTCTTGCAAATGACATCCGGAAAGAGATGAAG GCATTGAATGGAAAGCTTCTGAAAGCCAAGGACCGAAACACACGGAGAGAAATCCAGAAGGAGCTTAGAACACTGTCAAAGGAAGAGCGGAATAGGCAGCAGTTAGCTGTAACAgatgtaataaaaaattcagATGTTGTTCTAACAACTTTGACAGGGGCATTTTCCCGCAAACtgaataatatttcatttgatttggtAATAATTGATGAAGCTGCCCAAGCACTTGAAATTGCATGCTGGATAGCTTTGTTAAAG GCGTCAAGATGCATTCTTGCCGGAGATCATCTTCAGCTTCCTCCGACAATCCAAAGTGTTGAAGCAGAGAAGAAGGGACTGGGAAGAACCCTATTTGAACGCCTGGCTGAAATGTATGGAAATGAAGTGACGTCAATGCTTACCGTCCAATACCGTATGCATGAACTTATCATGGATTGGTCATCAAAAGAGCTTTATGATAGTAAG ATCAAAGCTCATTCAAGTGTTGCTGCACATATGCTTTATGATCTTGAGGATGTGAAAAAGACATCATCAACGGAACCTACTCTTCTCCTTATAGACATAGCCGG GTGtgaaatggaagaaaggaAGGACGAAGAAGAAAGCACCTTAAATGAAGGTGAAGCTGAGGTTGCTATGGCTCATGCAAAGAGACTGATCCAAAGTGGCGTTCAACCTTCTGATATTGGAATCATAACTCCTTATGCTGCACAG GTTGTGTTACTAAAAACGTTGAGAAGCAATGACGACAAACTAAAAGACATTGAAATCTCTACAGTTGATGGCTTCCAGGGAAGAGAGAAGGAAGCCATTATTATCTCTATGGTCCGATCAAATTCAAAGAAGGAG GTAGGGTTCTTGAGCGACCGTAGACGAATGAATGTAGCTGTGACTCGAGCAAGAAGACAATGTTGTCTGGTTTGCGACACCGATACAGTAACTTATGATGCATTTTTGAAGCgattaattgaatattttgaagaaaatggtgaGTATCTTAGTGCCTCCGAGTATCAGAACGAATAG
- the LOC101206353 gene encoding dehydration-responsive element-binding protein 2F encodes MENGRDNKKPHTSPFHHKPWKKGPSRGKGGPQNASCEYRGVRQRTWGKWVAEIREPKKRTRLWLGSFSTAEEAAMAYDQAATKLYGPHAYLNLPHLANQNNDSSDYKSNFVKWVPSKNFISLFPHTNRAAATVATTGSFMSLHLIHQRLQQLKPPHPFLSSNSLTSPSKKLEDKGEKEKDKDEEASVREETTTKTTATSSGKEEEKPQIDLNEFLQQLGILKEEEEKLVIELEEEKGNNNNKDNDIDNYNDDGGCCLGSSEISNNCDYSDEVEVLSDKSFNWDSIMEIHPNIEDNHFGNFQLYDHHFLNYEDELGFPNSIWDFEEDHSTRIIH; translated from the exons ATGGAAAATGGCAGAGACAACAAAAAGCCTCATACTTCTCCATTTCACCACAAGCCATGGAAGAAAGGTCCTTCCAGAGGCAAAGGTGGTCCTCAAAATGCCTCGTGCGAGTACCGTGGCGTACGACAACGCACTTGGGGCAAATGGGTTGCCGAGATTCGCGAGCCGAAGAAACGAACGAGGCTATGGCTTGGCTCTTTCTCTACTGCTGAAGAAGCTGCCATGGCTTATGATCAAGCTGCTACTAAGCTTTATGGGCCTCATGCTTATCTTAATCTCCCACATTTGGCTAATCAGAATAATGATTCTAGTGATTATAAATCTAATTTTGTGAAATGGGTTCCTTCTAAAAACTTCATTTCTCTGTTTCCTCATACAAATCGAGCAGCTGCTACTGTTGCAACAACTGGCAGCTTCATGAGTCTTCATCTTATACATCAAAGGCTTCAGCAGCTTAAACCTCCTCATCCCTTTCTTTCATCTAATTCCCTTACTTCTCCTTCCAAG aAACTTGAAGACAAGGGcgagaaagagaaagataaAGACGAGGAAGCTTCCGTTAGAGAGGAGACGACAACGAAAACAACAGCAACAAGTAgtgggaaagaagaagagaagccACAAATTGATCTAAATGAGTTTCTACAACAACTTGGgattttgaaagaagaagaagaaaaattagtgattgaattagaagaagagaaaggcaataacaataacaaagaCAATGACATTGACAATTACAATGATGATGGAGGATGTTGTTTGGGATCATcagaaatatcaaataattgtgATTATAGCGATGAAGTTGAAGTGCTTAGTGACAAAAGCTTTAATTGGGATTCAATTATGGAAATACATCCCAATATTGAAGATAATCACTTTGGaaactttcaactttatgatcatcattttcttaattatgaAGATGAGCTAGGTTTTCCCAATTCCATTTGGGATTTTGAAGAAGACCATTCCACAAGAATCAtacattaa